TCACATCGGGAAGGTCGGGGGTTCAAATCCCTCCGAACCCACCACTATGTCAAAAAAGATCATCGTCTCCAACACAATTTACCAGCTTATTGGAAAGCTATTTACCACAGTAAGCACACTTCTTGTTACTGTTTTTATTACACGAAAGCTCGGCGCAGTAACTTTTGGAGAGTTTTCTATTGTTCTATCTTACATCACTCCGCTTTTTATCATCTGCGATTTTGGAGTTAACGCCATTGTGGCAAAGGAATTTGCTAAAGACAAAAACGCCATTTATACCCACTTCAAAAGCGCTTTATTTTTACGAATTGTTATCTCGTGGGGTTTAATTGCTCTGGGTCTTTCCATTTTGCCTTTTACTCCATATAGTTTGGTAGTCAAAACCTCTATTTTAATTGGGATGTTGCTTGTTTTTACTCAAGCAGTTTTTAACGGGTGCAACATTATTTTTCAGACTAACTCCTCGTACAAGTTTGCCACTTACGCTCAAATTATTTCTTCAGTACTTGCTGTTTTGCTGGTTTCTATTAGCATAAATTACCATCTCGGACTTTTATATATTGTGGGCTCTTTTGTTTTGGCTAACCTTTCTCTAGCGTTTATTTCTTACTATACCGTTAGAAAATATGTTACACCTCGAGCCAAGCTTGTTAATTTTAATTACTGGAAAAAAACACTTACAGACTCCTCTCCGTTAGGCTTAGCGCTAATTTTAAATACATTTATG
This window of the Patescibacteria group bacterium genome carries:
- a CDS encoding oligosaccharide flippase family protein — encoded protein: MSKKIIVSNTIYQLIGKLFTTVSTLLVTVFITRKLGAVTFGEFSIVLSYITPLFIICDFGVNAIVAKEFAKDKNAIYTHFKSALFLRIVISWGLIALGLSILPFTPYSLVVKTSILIGMLLVFTQAVFNGCNIIFQTNSSYKFATYAQIISSVLAVLLVSISINYHLGLLYIVGSFVLANLSLAFISYYTVRKYVTPRAKLVNFNYWKKTLTDSSPLGLALILNTFMVASDRLLLSFLATPTDVGIYSLAYKIFDGILVVPTFMMNSAYPFLVKKLTASSADFKLSLNRLVKTLFGLSILISVVIILSGRFAISFIWGIEMVSAYYPLAVLVSGLFT